A window from Hemicordylus capensis ecotype Gifberg chromosome 2, rHemCap1.1.pri, whole genome shotgun sequence encodes these proteins:
- the LOC128348207 gene encoding tetraspanin-36-like → MDCGVITSKTVLLLISLIFWAAAAGLAYVGGYVLDTYRIYDPFFQDKYALLPAVVIICVAVVMFIIGLIGCCATIRESKVGLGVFLFIILMIFIAEVAAFVLGFIYRGKVKTDLHEPMQEAFRQYDGKTEGSRLIDYLQKELQCCGIHNYTDWVNSSWYNSTGNHSIPVSCCKQAFKTNCTGQLSEPQFLSTKGCEDKLVTVLQSVLSYAMLVILGFAIVKFFGMLSVCVLTCKRENNDYQPLNSGVFA, encoded by the exons gcTGCAGCCGCTGGCCTTGCGTACGTTGGCGGATATGTTCTTGACACCTACAGGATCTACGACCCCTTCTTTCAGGACAAATATGCCCTCCTGCCGGCTGTTGTCATTATTTGTGTTGCTGTGGTGATGTTCATAATTGGACTGATTGGCTGCTGTGCCACCATCCGCGAGTCCAAAGTTGGATTGGGAGTT TTCCTGTTCATTATTCTGATGATCTTCATTGCAGAAGTGGCAGCCTTTGTCCTTGGCTTCATTTACAGAGGAAAG GTGAAAACTGATTTGCATGAGCCAATGCAGGAAGCATTCAGGCAGTATGATGGGAAAACCGAAGGGTCTCGTCTTATAGATTACTTGCAAAAGGAG CTTCAGTGTTGCGGAATCCACAACTACACTGACTGGGTTAACAGCAGCTGGTACAATTCGACTGGCAACCACAGCATTCCCGTGAGCTGCTGCAAGCAAGCCTTTAAGACCAACTGCACAGGACAGCTCAGCGAGCCACAGTTCCTCAGCACAAAA GGCTGTGAAGATAAACTGGTAACAGTGCTACAGAGTGTCCTCAGCTATGCCATGCTTGTCATCCTAGGATTTGCAATTGTGAAG TTCTTCGGAATGCTTAGTGTCTGTGTGCTGACCTGCAAGAGAGAAAACAATGACTACCAGCCTCTGAATTCAGGAGTATTTGCTTGA